From the genome of Papaver somniferum cultivar HN1 chromosome 2, ASM357369v1, whole genome shotgun sequence, one region includes:
- the LOC113352131 gene encoding uncharacterized protein LOC113352131, whose product MRVFWWNAQGLAKDGARSKLTELYHLHNPDIICVAEPHVFCTLRLVRKLNLVNFCEDVITNEANGEKANLWILWRNSLARTDVLSSSKQAITLNVAGDFVTAVHASFDLVARRRLWHQLNLGFIFIPWLVLGDFNCILRLDEKKGGRPIKEMYVNEFKSWISDNGLVEADAIGKNILGLIVVVVMIELFQSMIERTVFGEVQFRLKQAELKLETENDLLDFDHGSEFQFVKVADAQKAVDDVKTELAVMLKMKSRDEINDYIVNHYQAKFNGGDVNIDPRLFDIDHESISDAESAFMDAIPSLEEVKEDVFDLGADSAPGPDGFIGSFYIQCWNIISKDLFNAIANCWAISKIPNGINSSLKVLIPKNNKYDAIKDYRPIGLRRNIHENIALASELIDEIGTERKHGNVGIKLDITQAFDTDMLGMYQRASGQYVSYAKNKFYYGGGTGSRAISIANYLGMERAFFPDKYLGIQLNPGIVRHIHVRQVVEKIMDKLAGWKSKLLSFQARLVLIRSVISSYVIHSMAVYKWPCTVIKQVEKVIRNFIWSGDAEKLKYFTILYDDLCCSRREGGLGLKKLLDVNRAMLMKLWVSIRDSDKIWARFLREKYFNLNGNLIDYKLGSSVFPGIRLRLGIFSKGPNDFTAKVSDILVDGAWAIPPRVRDLMIHCNIDIENLPLIAGGDDYKIWDLDYKGVFSVKSTKASIKAPAEVLPIASLFTREVEE is encoded by the exons ATGCGTGTCTTTTggtggaatgctcaaggcttggctaaaGATGGTGCAAGGTCCAAGTTGACTGAGCTTTATCACTTGCATAATCCTGACATAATTTGTGTTGCAGAACCACATGTTTTTTGCACTCTGCGTCTTGTTAGGAAGTTAAACTTAGTGAacttttgtgaagatgttattacaAATGAAGCAAATGGCGAAAAGGCTAATCTCTGGATTTTGTGGAGAAATTCCTTGGCAAGGACGGAtgttttatcttcttcaaagCAGGCAATTACTTTGAATGTTGCGGGAGATTTTGTTACGGCAGTGCATGCTTCTTTTGATCTGGTTGCAAGAAGAAGACTTTGGCATCAGTTGAATTTAGGTTTTATATTTATTCCTTGGTTGGTGTTGGGGGACTTTAATTGCATCTTACGATTagatgagaagaagggtggtaGGCCAATAAAGGAAATGTATGTGAATGAGTTTAAAAGTTGGATTTCAGACAATGGCCTGGTTGAGGCGGACGCAATTGGGAaaaatatacttggtctaattgtcgtAGTGGTAATGATAGAATTGTTTCAAAGCATGATAGAGCG AACTGTTTTTGGTGAAGTTCAATTTCGTTTGAAACAAGCTGAATTAAAACTTGAAACTGAGAATGATCTTTTGGATTTTGATCATGGTAGTGAGTTTCAGTTTGTGAAGGTTGCGGATGCTCAGAAAGCTGTTGACGATGTGAAAACGGAGTTGGCAGTTATGCTTAAGATGAAGTCGCGT gatgagatAAATGACTACATTGTAAATCATTATCAAGCAAAATTCAATGGTGGTGACGTTAATATTGATCCAAGGCTGTTTGATATTGACCATGAGAGCATAAGTGACGCTGAAAGTGCTTTCATGGATGCTATTCCGTCCTTGGAGGAGGTTAAAGAGgatgtttttgatttgggagcggACTCTGCGCCTGGTCCAGATGGCTTTATAGGTTCTTTCTATATACAatgttggaacattatttctaaAGATCTTTTTAATGCCATTGCAAACTGTTGGGCTATAAGTAAAATTCCCAATGGCATTAATTCAAGTTTGAAAGTTCTCATTCCTAAAAATAACAAGTATGATGCTATCAAGGattataggccaattggtttGA GAaggaatattcatgaaaatatagCTTTGGCTTCTGAGTTGATCGATGAGATTGGCACGGAAAGGAAACATGGTAATGTTGGAATCAAATTGGATATTACGCAAGCTTTTGATACA GATATGCTGGGAATGTACCAACGTGCTTCTGGCCAATACGTAAGTTATGCCAAAAACAAGTTTTATTATGGAGGAGGCACTGGCTCTCGTGCTATTTCTATAGCTAACTATTTGGGAATGGAAAGAGCCTTTTTTCCTGACAAATACTTAGGAATTCAATTGAATCCTGGTATTGTTCGTCACATCCATGTTCGTCAAGTGGTGGAGAAAATTATGGACAAGTTGGCCGGCTGGAAAAGTAAGCTTTTATCCTTTCAGGCCAGACTGGTTTTGATTAGATCCGTAATTTCTAGCTATGTGATTCATTCCATGGCCGTGTACAAGTGGCCATGCACGGTTATTAAGCAGGTTGAGAAGGTCATTAGAAATTTTATATGGTCGGGTGATGCTGAGAAACTAAAGTATTTCACgattctttatgatgatttgtgctGCTCGAGGCGTGAAGGTGGCCTTGGCCTTAAGAAGTTGTTGGATGTTAATAGAgctatgcttatgaagttgtgggtttctATTCGAGATTCAGACAAGATTTGGGCCAGATTCTTGAGGGAGAAATACTTCAATTTaaatggcaacttgattgattataaATTGGGTTCCTCGGTTTTCCCAGGGATCAGATTG CGGCTTGGaattttttccaaagggccaaATGATTTCACGGCAAAGGTGAGTGATATTCTTGTTGATGGTGCTTGGGCCATACCTCCTCGCGTGAGGGATTTGATGATTCATTGTAATATTGATATTGAAAATCTACCGCTTATTGCTGGTGGAGATGATTACAAAATCTGGGATTTGGATTACAAGGGCGTTTTTTCAGTCAAGTCTACGAAGGCTTCTATTAAGGCGCCAGCTGAAGTTTTACCTATTGCATCTTTGTTCACTAGGGAAGTT GAAGAATGA
- the LOC113352132 gene encoding uncharacterized protein LOC113352132 — translation MSSKLISWNLRGLNAYDKQVALRDMIAAHRCMVCSIQETKIQHLSSWFVRQIWYDSYFGWDFIPSQGSVGNSGGLLTIWDSANLELLDKKVGLNSISCLLRYRSTSFKFIVTNAYSPCDFNLREDFWRDLAEIRNWSAEAWCFAGDLIAVRSDAERNKPGGDTRNMAFLNNFIMEQELIDFPLNGGAFTWSNKHADPTLCRLDRFLVCTLFDAKFSGATQTALVRTISDHNALLLDLTPDFRCAASFKIENHWLKHPDFIKLVEIWWRTMVFEGTPYYVLFRKLQNLIFFIKAWSREVFGNVKKERMSYWRRLKL, via the coding sequence ATGAGTTCAAAACTCATCTCATGGAATCTCAGGGGTTTAAATGCCTATGATAAACAGGTGGCGTTGAGGGATATGATTGCTGCTCACAGATGCATGGTGTGCTCTATTCAAGAAACTAAGATTCAACATCTTTCGAGCTggtttgtgagacagatttggtATGATTCGTATTTTGGGTGGGATTTCATCCCATCACAAGGAAGTGTTGGGAACAGTGGAGGACTTTTAACTATTTGGGATAGTGCGAATTTGGAGCTTCTAGATAAGAAAGTGGGTTTGAActcaatttcttgtttgttgAGGTACAGAAGCACAAGCTTTAAATTTATTGTTACGAATGCCTATTCTCCGTGCGATTTCAATTTGAGGGAGGACTTTTGGAGAGATCTGGCAGAGATAAGAAACTGGTCAGCAGAGGCGTGGTGCTTTGCAGGGGACTTAATTGCAGTTCGTAGTGATGCGGAGAGGAACAAACCTGGAGGGGATACTAGGAATATGGCTTTCCTGAATAATTTCATTATGGAGCAGGAGTTGATTGATTTTCCCCTTAATGGTGGAGCGTTCACTTGGAGTAACAAACACGCTGATCCAACACTGTGTAGACTTGACAGATTTTTGGTGTGCACTTTGTTTGATGCTAAATTTAGTGGAGCAACACAGACTGCACTGGTACGTACAATATCTGATCATAATGCGTTATTACTGGATTTGACTCCTGATTTTCGATGTGCTGCAAGTTTCAAAATCGAGAATCACTGGCTGAAGCATCCGGATTTTATAAAGTTGGTGGAAATTTGGTGGAGGACAATGGTATTTGAAGGCACACCATATTATGTTCTGTTTCGTAAATtgcaaaatttaattttttttataaaggcTTGGAGTAGAGAGGTGTTTGGTAATGTTAAGAAGGAGAGGATGAGTTACTGGAGAAGATTAAAACTTTAA